tttggtacctattaccaaatcaaataaatataatcacatgtattatatttatttattatttataacattgtgcaatctgtgcgaacgcacgggtagataaTTACTCATGGTAGATTTATAATGATACTGTATGATTCGTGTGAACGCACGTGTAGATGACTGCTTaattatttcattcattttttctactaaagtatatatttataactagattaaattgatatttatataacaattataatttcaaatgtttttttttttaatttgcctatcttttatatatagttattaaccattattatatatttatttattatttatatggcTTAATACTCAATTTGGTCCTCTACCTATACACTGTTAGAAAttcggtatgataatcctggatatcttcgaagaatcatgttcgttcactttccgaacaaagtatttcgaccctatttttgtctgggttcacgaaatctttgcggggataattctcgaagagcaatctgttttctgacaatagagaacaaatcagaatgtagagaggaagtatgatTTCGTATCCCAAaatcgaggccaaatgactccttatataggagaccaataacagaaaacgaacagacacacATTTTCGGAAAAAAACGGTCATGTCTGTTGGAAAAGGgtacaactattcaaacgaatttttcGACCCTGGCagggcgctgccccttggaccccgacggcgCGCTGCCCcacaccccgccaggggctacgccccttggaaccctgtttctattattcgtattcaattacacgtttggctcgacgaacgtgcactccgcactaccctaactcgtttcaaacttaacgcataattgcattggcctatagtaaatcacattactaccaaaatacattgataatactaaaatcaccaacatacACTAGGGTCCAATTTGGTCCTTTACCTTTTAAAAATaggattatatttgatttaaaaacataacaaaataattGTTCTGGTCAAAAAGCTGACCACCCCTAATTTAGAATTTCAAGCACCATTGCTAGGTGTTGCTTTAAATTTGTTATAATGAATTAGTTTTAaacgaaaacatacttcaaaacaaatcttttatacacTTTTAATGTGATTTTCTATTGTTAGTTCCAAGAAGACTTCAGCTATGGTTAGGTAGGTAGGAAAATGATTTAAGGCAGACGCATTTGCAAAAAGAGTGAGGTAGTAGTATAGGGTAATCATGGTTTTTTGCTTAAAATAATACACATACTTCTTTTAGTAGACTTTTTTTTTTATCcgttaaaattcatattaaatttgaTGTTAATTAAATTGTGCAAAATATATAATTGGCTAACCCATATTCTTATCTTAGGGGTTTTGAATTAGCCTCCAATCTTAGAGTAAACTTATTCAAGAGTAGACTTTTTAGGGTTAATTTTGAGCCGGATTTTATTCAAGCGACTTTCTCTTTTCTTTGTTGTGAAAttggttatttttcttttgtgttTTTTGGTATTCCGGTGGAGATCAATCCGAGGAGGTGTGCGGTTTGGAGACCAATTGTTTCAAAATTAAGAAGAAGACTTGGAGGGAGGCATCACAAATAGCTTTCCATCGGAGGGAGGGTGGTTCTAATGAATTCTATTTTGTCTAGCATTTCGATTTTCCTATTCTTGTTTTACAAGGTTCCAGTTGCGATTATCAAAGAGTTAATCTCCATTCAACGTTCTTTTCTTTGGGATAGTagtgaggagaagaagaagataaattgAATTAGTTGAGATAACGTTTGTCAATCGAAGGTTGAAGGTGGTCTTGGGGTGAAACATTGTGGGAGGTTTAACTTGGTGCTTATTAGCAAGTGGAAGTGGCGTATTTTGAACAGAAAAAGTTCTTTATGGATTAACTTTCTCTCTTGTAGGTATATTGATATTAAAAGAGCAATGCTTAGAGAGCCTTCTTTTACTCCTAGGAGTAGAGTTTCTCTTTGGTGGAAAATCTTTGTGCCATGGGAGTGGAGTCTTTGATCAACTCAACAAATTggttcaactcttcaatttcttGTAACCTCGGGGCGGGTCTTTATTTCGAGTTTTGGCTTGATTGTTGGTTGGGAAACATTCCGTTTTACAATCTTTTTCCGGGTTTTGTTTCACTTGGTTGTCAATACTCATTGCACGGTGGCGGAGTTAGGTGCTTGGAATGGGGATTCTTGATCGTGGAGTTCCTTTTTCTCGGGTGTTTCCCTTAGTCGAGCAGCCGCGTCGCAATTATCCTACTCGAGAGGTCAACGATCGGTTTGTTTGGTGGAGGAATGCTTCTGATTTTTCGATAAGTAATGCTTATGAGTCTTTAATTTAGAGTTTAACTCCGAAACCGGTTGTGAACCACAATagaacttaaatttttttttaagttttacttttcttattttctttgtttagatttaaaaattttattataaCAAACGCTTAAAATTGTATAGATGAAAGATAATATAGTGTTCGTGCGTGGACATGAGATAGATGCTGGTTTTGGAAGAGATAGAAAAATTATGCTGATaaaaaacctatgattatgaattAAAGAATTAgaacaattatataaataatgattaaatactttcaattataattaaaaaaaacaaataatttaaagaaaTGCAAAATAGCTTCTCTAAATAGTTACTCTCTCCCATCATTTTTAATTAGTCACTTTTACAAAATTTCTtataagaccatttacaatgggggtgttgaaaaaattattcaatagttgaatgtctGCAATGGTTTCttgaatgaggtgtttaatgtgatgtggattaattggtgttgaaaagattcaacatgttgaatgagaaaaaagtggggccacatgcaacactttacacaattttattggttgttgtgattatttagattttattttcttttaatcatttaaaattaattatttcatagtagataaattttttatttatttttatttttatcaaaattcattattttttttcctctataaatagagacttggttcatttgatttggactcataaaaaaaaattcacttttttctctcaattttttttctatttagccttAAAAAAATCATTGTTTGTAGCTCTAAACATCCTtgtagtgaaatggatcccaacaATAACCCTTTTAACACCCAAAATTTTACTAATTATCCTTGTTTGTGAGCCGAGTCTATTGTACTAATTaaattatgtgtgtttcattttttgtgtgtttcttttttagtgtgttgtgtgtttagtgtatttattgcatttttaagtttttttataattttatttttttgaaaaataactatttttacatctcttatttattacttgcaagaaaaaaaattaagaatagaaaattagaaaaaataaataaattattaaatttaaaaaaaaaagtttaaatattaattattttaatttaattttaattgataatagatattaatatataatcataaaaacaaaactttaaaagaaaataagaatatgatgtggggtagggtgttgaattttattaaacaaaaccattgtagtgaaaaaaaattgaataggtgttgaattattaggtggaagagagagaagatgatgtggaagataaaaagtgaaaaagtagggtgttgaataatgtaaccattgtacatagtctaaagacaaaaaaaaaaacaaatatatttacatttttttctACTGTACACTTATTTATTATTCAACCTACCATTTCTCTCTCTTGGATACTCCATAAAAATCTTTaccttttttattaattattcaaCCTACCATTTCACTAATGAGATAGTACAACATAACTTCTCTACCTTTCTTAACTTCTTTTTCACGTAAAGGTCTTTACTGTGTGTCTTGGAgtttaacttatttttataaatagatgTGTCTTGCATGTGATTGTTCTCTAAACTTCATTGGAGGCAATTCTCACTCATTCGAAAGGTTTTCGTGATGGCTAGTGAATTATCTCAGTTGAAAAAACCAATTCATTTTTTCAAGATCATAGTTACTCAAagtcttcatcaagaaaagcttgTAAGCCTAAGCCTTAgattctttatattttattttatcacaTCATCGAATTATTTGGCAACTCTGTAAAACTGATAGATATGTTGTTGCCTAAAGTAATATAGGATGATTTTATGAATTCTATCATGCATGTTAATCTGGTATATACTTCATTGACAGATGATACCAAGAAAGTTTGTGAAGAAATATGGAGAATATCTTCCAAAAGCTATATGTATAAAGACTCCCAATGGTGCAGACTGGAAAATTAGTATAGTAAAAAATGATGGAAACAAATGGTTTGAAAAGGGTTGGAAAGAATTTGCAGAGTATCATTCTCTATCTCATGGCCATCTTCTTGTTTTCAAATATGAAACAACTTCCCATTTTGAGGTAAGAATCTTTGACAAGAGTGCCTTAGAGATAAACTATCCTTTCAAAAGAGTTGAAGTCAATAATGAAGAAGATTGTAGAGCAACTCAAAAGAGAAAATCTTACTCCTCCTTTGAAATTGGAAGTACTAGTTGTGTTAAAGTTGTGAAATCACAAAAGGTAGCAGCTGCATGTCATACTCACAAAAAGTATCCTTTCAAAAGAGCTGAAGTCAACAATGATGAAGATTGTAGAGTAAGTCAAAAGAGAAAAGCTTACTCCTCCTTTGAAATTGGAACCACTAGTTGTGTTAAAAAAGACAAAGGTATAAGTTACTATCTTTTGTATACATGTTGTGAAGTTTAGTAAAAAGTTAACAGAAATGTTCCGTTTTTATCAGCATGAACTATGTGCGGTATATGATGTTCCGTTCTTGCAGGGAATACAGCACTTGAAAGAGCAGAAGAGTTCAAAACATGCAATCCATCATTTGTTGTTGTCATGGGTGCATCTTATGTTGGAGGCCGTTTTCTTTTGGTAATTTTAAGACTATAAACCTGTTTTCAACCAAGTCTTTTTTTTCCTATTCATTACCCttggatttttcttttgcttcacAGTCTATACCTTCCATGTTTGGCAAGGCACACTTTGATATGGACAAGGAGAAAGGATATATTTATTTCCAGGTGTTGGATCATGGATTAGTTTGGCCTGCAAAGTACTCAACCTGCAGAAGGTGCAATGGAAGAATAATGTTTGAAGTTACAAGTGGGTGGAAGGAATTCTCAATGGACAATAGTTTGAAAGTTGGTGATGTTTGCAAATTTGAACTCATTCTTAGAACTAATATGACCTTTCATGTTCACATTTTTAGAAACACAAATGAAGTCAACGCAGATTGTTCAACAACATCTGCAAATGGGATTATTGTCCTATGATATAGATAGAGAAAAGGGAATGAAAATCATCACAATTCCATCACCACTGGAAGAATATATGTTCTTTTGAATTAATGAAGCTTAATTACTTTTGGTTCTAGTGCATGCTTTATATACAAGAAGCAGTTTAGCTTTTCAAACAAATATTTTGCATTTCTAGTCATTAGTTGATGATATATGCTCTTTTGATTGAATTATATATTATGCTTCTTCTATTGTTAACTCTTGAGTAATTTTTGTAGTATTAATTAATAGTTTTATATCATTATTAATAATTGATCATCTACTCTTGCAATAGAGGGTTAACTAGACCTTCTACCCATATTTGTCATTTTAATTGTGATTTAAGTTCACATTCTGGAATTACCCTTTTGATAAGCTATAACTAAAATTCAATGCAAATCTTCATTGAGTTTAGTTTTGTATAACTTCATATAGTTAtactatttttaaaacaaaaatattgacCAAAATTTAATGCCTCATACTAAAATTTTACAAATTCCATAGTTTAATATAGGATCACCTAACTTAAAAAAGTTTgtggtttttttattttaagattgTTAATTATTAAGTGATTTTCACGAATCtactataataaataaatataagaattTTAATTACCAACTAACCATACATTTTAACCCTTACTAAAAGTCATTAAACAACTATTTTCATGTCATTAAATAAGAAATATAAGAATTTTAATTATCACTAATCTTACATTTTAACCCTTATTAGAAGTCATTAAACAACTATTTTCTTGTCCTTAATCATcatttttatttgataattagTAAGAGTCTCGTCTGGATTCACATCAATGTCTAACAAACCATCATTTGTAAATTTTGAATTCATTATTCAATTGGTTAACATTGATATAATTACAAATATATGCTAATAATATGCACCAACTTTTAAGCATTGATTTGTACTTACAATAAATCGTATAGTCGATTctctaacttcaattatataaaacaacaagaaaaatatttaaaagatggaCATTAAAACGAACCGTCTACaactggtatctcatagatatGTTTACATCTACCCATGAATCCAAATGAGTTAGTAAAACTCATATACCgagtctattttttttaattatactatggatagctaaatcaaTAGATTGAATCCAGgtgagttaattttaaaactacatatttgaatataatcattTTTCCAATTCAAATAACATTACTTAGATATTAGTCAATTTTTCCATACTTAAAATTTATAACAGCTTCTCGTCAAATATCAGTTTTAAATCCGTCTAATTATATCATATTTACAAATTTTTAAAAACCTACAATATATGACAACTTTCCTTCAAATTTCAGCTCTAAATTAATATCTACACTCCATGGTATCTTGAAATTTCATTTCTAAATGAATATTTTCTCTATCTTTTTTGTCTAGAAAAAATTCATAATAGAAGTTTAACTctgcaaaatttataaaattttctaaattttaaaattatttgatatttcattgaataattttaaataataaatataataaatttaaaaaaaaaacataactaatattaataattttaaatttatataaaatttagtatgcttgataataatatattatgataataattaaaaattaaattaattgtttataataatttcttagatatatttttgaaaatcaacatATTCTCACTCTTaaatttatgcttaaatatgtttttatttcttttgttgaTATAAACAGGAGAGTAAATGACTTAGAAAACTGAATTgcttaaaaaatttagaaaaaaaattaagttagagATGACAACACATTTGAAGGGTAACACATCTTACATGAAAATTGGAGTGTGAAAAATGGTTGTTGTTGCTATGCAATTGTCCATCAAAACTAATATATCTACTATTAAAAACAGGCGGAATTGTCGTTATTTGTGTGTATGAAattgttagattttttgttttttaaatttgtaCGTGGTTGTAACtttgcaaccacccctcgcctctttggcctcgggtgttacaaagagtgccttcttaaatggttatatagatgaggaggtatatgtccaccaacctccttgttttgaagactctaagttgatcgcgactttacgtgtctataaatctgataactgcaagtgcacagtcgtgtcgtgtagttttaaaagatatcgaatccacagggactatgaatcgatctaccgttatctaaggttactatgtaaagctaggagtactaaaatttcgattgttcctaagggaaagtgattgtgagaaaataaagaataataataaaagacaggtatcagtatgtatttcgtttaactaaaggtaatccgaaggtccattggcttttgcataattaaattaaaaatctttactaattccattgattaaaaatcctcgtctcaaactttcgctctgttgattcagactactatcctaatcctaatgtacgctttcgccatcccattagattttagaagagctttttggaaacaatgtaattaataaaatgcctattttacgaggttgttatctatttaaatctcctaatctcaaactttcgctctgttgactcggagcaagctaataaccctaacgtacgctttcgccatcccgctcgagtgtaaaaacaatttttgaaaataaataagttccaattagttttaatacgctttcgccatccttaaaactaatgtcctatgtctactatccagttaaagtcctcaaactttcgctctattggttttaacctttgaccgtcctaagccctcaaactttcgctctattggttttaagacttactaattaaactagacatataaaccaaaaataagtgataattaataaaacataatttaagccaatttatttcggatccctacggttaacttactttacataccgacacctttagtaatttagccagacatattaatatgattaaacatgcataaatcggttcggttcataataatagacatattaaatggcatataatatatcatgcaataataatataaataaaggcggtaaataaaaaaacctgaattaaaataaatctgaattgaattgaatcttgaagtactcgaacttccaccacaggttggctggatcgttcttcggaatttaaatggcagaaaataaaaacaatgaaataaaacgataaatctaacgtaaggctagatctacgaaaagttcacaacaatttccagtgtagaattcgttatgagaaaataaacggttaaatgaaagcagaataaggaaaagcagttcgcggtacaatttcggcagcacttcgttggcaggaaatcggactgattgaagtgaagtgactggtcctatttataggaggggcttgcagttgctttgcgtgaaaagaggaacttCTGCAGACcgggacgtggagacgtgcgtctcctattcttcagggagacttgagaggtgcgtctcaagtggagagaatttagggaggtggagacgtgcgtctcccttttgctgaggtggcagagacgtgcgtctctgcttacttgtgtggcttgggctgttctccttcgtgggctggattgcttcattgagTCTTTGGGCCTCTTTCAGCATACTTGGCCtttaattgcactccctttttacttcagcacccaatttacgtcttttaggcatagaaaagggtcgttttggctccatttcttctctttttcacaattcggcatagtaagagtgtaaaacctgaaacaaagcaaaaacacgcgtaatatcgtaataaattaaaataataaacggaaaatgctataaatatctatggattgtaagctaaatatacgatataaaatcgtgttatcaaattcccccagacttgaacctttgcttgtcctcaagcaaaataagaagataaagataaatgaaacacacttccaccacatcgttcagtcatacttagctacatagtgttcttattcggaaataatgataatgaatctagcaataaacctatagtaacaacactaaacaactcccagtatgcataccaatccgaatcatgccattatagctcgacctttttttgacttgtcatcatgtttcacccttttcattcgcgcgcaatcacattaagcccattatcttgacacgcacatagcagagtagtcggttagtgactatgatccttctcatggagttctggcacaatatgtggtatactccttagcattcacttgtagattgtggggaatcggacaatagtccttcctaccaagttcattaccagatgacttctgaaccaatcgacagtgagtttttttttttaaattctttgtatttgagatttgcgaccgttaggttaaatgatcttgtgaggatcaccttacttaataggcacatttcttcttatggttgaacacataattattattatgaggatcatacacttatattcatcgactctctgcgtagtttgtatctaagacggtgccgactgctagaataaactactaagggttatttcaaaacttaaagtcggtggttttggtataacgggtattcaaatcggttaagcatactcgggggttttaaagtgttgggacaataaggatattgactatattcagtttcagtgcgttgagtgtttgagtagctttgtatttctcgaacgtgtggggtttgcgtttatcgtaaaatttttgttatggctcaagaaaatggaagaaattgaaataactacggaattatacatataagacttaaattccataaatattctttattgaatttgaaaaacattacaaggaagggaaataactgaagggaaaaaaataaaactaaaggaaatagaaataatacgactcccccagacttagatgatgcaatgtccttagtgcataagaactactcctcattgttgcggtttcgagaactgctcgcgcctcttgtacgaacacggcgacgtctatcaggagagtcattcacacgaatgtcaagatcatgcaaatatgtagcaatttcagcgtattgactttcgttcctaatagcatagtcacggtgctcctgttgcatctctcggatgagcctaattgtttcagtttggtttgtctgcatagcttgaacgagttgatcttggcgttgaatagcagcatacatggcttcaagagtgataggcggtgggttgtttggaggaggttggttgacatcagcttgcccttggttgagttcttcttcattggcatccataggttcattaggatgttcttgttggtcatcttgaggattgtcttcaataagcctccaacgttgaacataacggatgttgattctttcagggcatggaaggatgacataaggaataggaactttgttgacgaccaaagtgtaacggccatcatggcggggtgaaaccaagtgggaatcgcggcagtaggtgagatcgagtgactgagcaggcttcatgagatgcgagagtgagaggagctcgtcaccaagacctaaagcacaggccaaggtagtaataatgcctccaagcaagaatggatttgtagcgggggcgttaactaaaccttggatgtgttggaacataaacggtgcggcattgaagcggatattgttaagcgcacagtaaaggaaaaataattcattttggtttaccttgtggttgttagatcttgcaaaaatagtatgccccaagacacgttgaaaataacgtatagcggggttttgaatgtgagaagcatggagagctctccaaccggtaggattttctccagtgatatggaaccaaaattcaaaagcgagatcctcccaggatcgaccattgagttcttgaaagattgagcggtgagcaattggtgcatgattaaaatgcaaatatgaagctacgacatcttgttcgagagcatattcacggttgaacatccgaaattggatgctaccggttgagagtggttgattagagggagtgtcgtagttgaaagaactcaaaaattctaagacgagcggctcataagtaggtacgggttcggtacaaagatggtggaggctataTTTGGTGAGCAgacgggtaacaccatcaatgagacccaaagtttctagacactcggtgttcacaaattttgtgggaacaaccgaacgttcgtagaaagcaacatattttgttcgttgagcatcattgtcgtcatctcggaagataatgtttgaaaggtcgggaggtggtctctcgggacgctcactacggattaatgaacgtggaggcatggtgagtatggaaatgaaaaatagaaatgtagtgtagaaaagtagagaatggtatgatagttgtgaagaagaagagtggtggtggtgtggttttatagtgaggtttgaaaatggtgtggttaatggaaaattaaaatggattaatggtggtgtttgaagtttgaatagaatagagaaatgggaaatgaatggagtttaagaggtgaatgatggaggatgaatgaggttaatggagtttaaatggaataaataggggaagaatgaagaagattgaaagatgaattttgaaattcaaattcaaaattcaagagggaaagagagtggtctgcgtggtcaaacagactgctggccttgggagacgtgcgtctcaggcagccagtctgctggggcagagcatggagacgtgcgtctcctgttccTTTGGTTCGTGTCAGCTGgccccacacagatggagacgtgcgtctcctgttgtaggcaggtgggtcacgcatgcaagtgaccagacagtgctgacagataccattaatattgtccatcagttcataacagtgtcggatttaaatactattaacagcaaaaaattatagggaagtatatatatagcagtcaatagcagtgtaacataacacagtagcagtaatcaaaagaattttgcatttaataataaaccagtactgagtgttaacagaagTAGAAagcaaaagtgcagaaaaatgtaaatctaaactaggaatagaaattactaaaactagaataaaatctaatagtctaatacggtaacatctagccacgtctattgttgttctgattagactgaatgtgtttgaaaacttcgtcgaactgagcatttacggtgtcgataaaatcgaagaaatgcatttgcaaagtgtgtagctcgttgcgcacatgttgtacatcttgttgtagcgcagtgatggcttgttcgtgcgtattcagattaggcattctttgattcaccgatgcagtagatgtagcgggttgttgttgctcgacctcgacatcagtcatatcaacagtgtgatcatcaacggaatcttcagaacgagtttcaggctcatactcagatacAGGTTCATCAATGGGAAGAGGttcgtaatcaggaatgggttcatcaacaggaagaggttcatagtaaccaggaggtgtttcaggttcagattcagatgcaggcatttcctcatcaaaatgttcataagcttgaggagtttcaggtgatggctctctctcaggaatctgaccatagtaaagccagttggcagggttgtgcacactcgtcctaggattcggtaaggtgaactgataccaaactttgttatcaatgagcaattcaaaacgatcaggtccaagattaccgatgatacctcgattaaaacagaaattgatgtccatagaggtatgggtaccaaaaggtgtcaatctaagcaaaggcactctcattcctatggcattagcaatcatagtgacgaatccgccgatcctaatgggtgaaacttcgtcttgcgtgatgcgctcgaagtttgttagcatgaatgcgatggcattgaccgggcgattctgagatgtacaaaacatgatgaacaactcttctctagtaacttcagtgacattatcgggctttccaaaaatatagtgagcaaggatcttgtgaaagtagcggaaagcaggattg
The Vicia villosa cultivar HV-30 ecotype Madison, WI linkage group LG6, Vvil1.0, whole genome shotgun sequence genome window above contains:
- the LOC131611564 gene encoding B3 domain-containing transcription factor VRN1-like isoform X2, producing MASELSQLKKPIHFFKIIVTQSLHQEKLMIPRKFVKKYGEYLPKAICIKTPNGADWKISIVKNDGNKWFEKGWKEFAEYHSLSHGHLLVFKYETTSHFEVRIFDKSALEINYPFKRVEVNNEEDCRATQKRKSYSSFEIGSTSCVKVVKSQKVAAACHTHKKYPFKRAEVNNDEDCRVSQKRKAYSSFEIGTTSCVKKDKGNTALERAEEFKTCNPSFVVVMGASYVGGRFLLAHFDMDKEKGYIYFQVLDHGLVWPAKYSTCRRCNGRIMFEVTSGWKEFSMDNSLKVGDVCKFELILRTNMTFHVHIFRNTNEVNADCSTTSANGIIVL
- the LOC131611564 gene encoding B3 domain-containing transcription factor VRN1-like isoform X1, whose protein sequence is MASELSQLKKPIHFFKIIVTQSLHQEKLMIPRKFVKKYGEYLPKAICIKTPNGADWKISIVKNDGNKWFEKGWKEFAEYHSLSHGHLLVFKYETTSHFEVRIFDKSALEINYPFKRVEVNNEEDCRATQKRKSYSSFEIGSTSCVKVVKSQKVAAACHTHKKYPFKRAEVNNDEDCRVSQKRKAYSSFEIGTTSCVKKDKGNTALERAEEFKTCNPSFVVVMGASYVGGRFLLSIPSMFGKAHFDMDKEKGYIYFQVLDHGLVWPAKYSTCRRCNGRIMFEVTSGWKEFSMDNSLKVGDVCKFELILRTNMTFHVHIFRNTNEVNADCSTTSANGIIVL